Genomic window (Sphingobacteriales bacterium):
TGGCGGAAGGTGGCAGGCCGGGAACACCCATTTCCATCCGGATATATTTTTCTCCGGTTTCAGTTTCAATCTGATTGACTACTTTCAATAATTCCCTGATGGATGCTCTTCCAATATTTTCTATCCCACTTTCTTTTATTTTCCTGCTGACAACTTCAAAATTAATAGGCGTGTTTTTCATTTTCTAAGAATTTTGACAATTTTTAACTTCACAAACCTAATTGTTTTTTAGGAAGTAAAAATTTTTTTCAGAAAAAATATTGGGAAGGATAAAATTGATGGGAATTGTATATCAGATAAACTCTTTTTTAATTTTTTTCACCCATTTTCTGACTCTCTCTTGGGTGAGTTCAGGTTCATTGTCGTGATCGATGGGTAAACCAACAAATTTATCGCCTTCAAGAGCTTTTGAACCGGTAAACTGATATTCTGAAGCAGGGGTATAGCCCACCACCTCAATTCCCTGAGCCGTTAGCCGGGCTTTGAGTATTCCCATGTCGTCACAGAAATGATCGGGATATAAAATATGGTTGCCAAGACCATAAATAGCCGCTTTTTTCCCCTTTACATCAAGTTTTTCAAGCAACATGTAAAAATTATCCCAGGTGTTTTTAGTGGTAACATCTGTCCAGTTGTCAGCGCCAACGGTTGCAATACCAAAAATAAAATTGTCATATTCTTCGAGTAACAGAAAAGAAATTTTGCTAAGGTCGTGAACGTCAATTTCCCCGGCATTAAATTCCTTTGCTATGATCTGGGCTACTTCTTCCGTGTTGCCGCCTTTATACCCGTAAAATAAACCTGTTTTTTTCATAAGTCAGGATTTAAAAGATGCACAAAAGTAAAGCCTTTGTATATAATATCGGAATTAATTTTAACTGATAACCACATTGATGATTTTAGAGCGGACAATGATGATTTTCCTGATGCTTTTTCCTTCTGCCCATTTCAAAACAACAGGATCGCTTCTGATCTCATTTTCAATGAATTCATTTTCTGCATCCAGCGAAAATGTTTTTTTATGCCTCAGTTTGCCATTGATGGAGACAGGATATTCAAAACTGTCTTCTGTCAGGTATTCGGGGTTGAATTCCGGCCAGATAGTAGTGGTAACGGAGTGGCAGTGTCCGCATTCTTTCCAGAGTTCTTCTGCTATATGGGGTGCAAATGGTGAAATCAGAATAATCAGTGGCTCCAATATCTGCCTTTTCCTGCAGTTGCGTTTGCTAAGTTCATTGACTGCTATCATGAAACTGCTGACGCAGGTGTTGAACGACAGTTTGTTGATGTCGTCTTCTATTTTTTTGATAGTTTTATGCAGGATTTTTAATTCAGCTTCATCAGGCAAAGAGCTGTCGAGTGAAAAATTTCCCTCAGAATTATAGTAGAGGTTTCTGAATTTTTTCAAAAATTTAAAAACCCCTTCGATCCCATCAGTACTCCATGGTTTATGCATCTCAATAGGGCCTAAAAACATTTCGTACATCCTGAAGGTATCGGCACCATATTTTTCGATGACATCATCCGGATTGACGACATTATACAGTGATTTTGACATTTTTTCAACTGCCCATCCGCATACATATCTGCCGTTTTCAAGAATAAACTCAGCCTCCTGAAACTCCGGCCTCCATTTTCTGAATTTTTCAATATCAAGGATGTCGTTTTCCAACAGATTTACATCCACATGCAGTTCCGTGGAAAAAAGTTCCCTGCCGGGAATGTGGTATGATACGAACATGGGCTTCAAAGAAACAGGTTCCTGCGTCAAAAGGGATTCAATTTCTTTTCCATCAATCAGATCTTTAATGGTCTTTAACACTTTATCTATCTGATAAAGAACCATATAAACAGGTATCAACAGGATGTGATAACCAGCCTGCCGGGCATATTCCTGATATTTACTTTCAAGCTTTTCAAGTTTCTTTATCTGCCTGATTTCTATGATTATCTTTTTTTCCTCGCAGAAGATGTCGAATGTACGGTGCCCTTCCTTGTAATTCCTTTTAAATTCAGTTCCGAGTTGATTGTCTTTGATTCTTTCCCAAAGCAGATATTCGGCATATTTTTCATGATTGATGCGGTAAACAAAGTTTGACCTCCCCTGAAT
Coding sequences:
- a CDS encoding flavodoxin, giving the protein MKKTGLFYGYKGGNTEEVAQIIAKEFNAGEIDVHDLSKISFLLLEEYDNFIFGIATVGADNWTDVTTKNTWDNFYMLLEKLDVKGKKAAIYGLGNHILYPDHFCDDMGILKARLTAQGIEVVGYTPASEYQFTGSKALEGDKFVGLPIDHDNEPELTQERVRKWVKKIKKEFI